From the Acidobacteriota bacterium genome, the window GCGGTTCCGGAAAGATCAGTTTCCAGTGATCGCCAATTCCGCCTCCGCCGTGCAGCAACACCAATGGTTCGCCTTCTCCACAAAGTTCGAAATACATCTGCAGATCGTTGATGGGCGCTGTTTGTCCTGAAGCAGTTGTTTCCATGAAAAACTCCGATGATCAAGCTGGAATGCAATCATTTTTGCCGCTCGCCCAGGCAGTAACACAGCCCATCGGGCGCAACAACAAAAAAGACTTTCCAGACCGTATCGCCGTGCTTGTCCATTCGATAATCGGCTTCCGCTTTTTGCAGTCCGTTTGACTTCAATTCTGTAAAGGCCGCTTCGACGTTGTCCACTTCGAAAAAACATCCGTCCTGCGTCGGGTCGCCACCATTTTCCGCCAAGCCGATCTGAATCTCATCTCTTCCCAGAATCACGGACTTAAACGGTTGGTCGCTGTGCGAAACGAGTTGAAAGCCCATGACGGTTTCGTAAAACGGAATGGCGGTTTCGACGTTTTCCACCGGAAGATTCATTTTGTCTTGTTGATACGGCCAGGCGGATTTGAATACTGCGTGCATTTTGGTCTCCTTCGAAAATGTAGAGCAAACTGTCCAGTTTGCTCCGCTTTCTCCTAAGGGGGTCTTTCGAGTAGACAAAGCAAACTGTCCAGTTTGCTTTACTCCCGCAGCGCGGTTTTCATTCTTTCTGAGCACTACAAAAAGAACCCGCGCTACACTCACGGCGCAATCCTCATTCTTTCATGGCGTCATTCACGGCGTAATAAATCCTTCGGAGTGGTTACCGTTTCAGCCGAATAATTGCGGAATGTTTGATATGTACGATCACTCGATTCGCTTCGCCGAAAACAGCCAGATCGGCGGTGACAAGTTCGTGGCCGCGACGTTCGGACGTTTCCATAATTCGCCCGCGCATCGTCAGCCGCTCGCCGTTGCGCGCCAACGCATAATGCTGCATTTCGCTGGCGGTGTGAATCCACA encodes:
- a CDS encoding VOC family protein codes for the protein MHAVFKSAWPYQQDKMNLPVENVETAIPFYETVMGFQLVSHSDQPFKSVILGRDEIQIGLAENGGDPTQDGCFFEVDNVEAAFTELKSNGLQKAEADYRMDKHGDTVWKVFFVVAPDGLCYCLGERQK